From Stenotrophomonas sp. SAU14A_NAIMI4_8:
CCGGCGGCATCCTGCCGCAGATCCGCGAATACCTGCGCGCCAGCACCTTCGTCGAACGCTACCTGCAGAAGGGGCCGATGGGCGAAGCGCTGGCACGCATCCCGGTGAAGGTGGTCGAGCATGGGCAGCTGGGCGTGATCGGCGCCGCCAGCTGGTTCCTGCTGCACCACCCCGCCTGATCGGCAATACGCAGTACGCAACACGCTGTACGCGCTGTATCCGCACCACCGCGCAGGTTGCTGCAGAGGCAGCCGTGCGCGTTCCTACCTACCGCACGCCGCCGACACCGCAACCCAGTGATGAGGAGAGACATCATGAACACCCGCAAGACTCTGCTTTCGGCAGCCATCGTCGGCTGCCTCGCCTTCTCGGCGCATGCACAGCAAACGACCCCGCAGGACCTGGACACCGTGCAGGTGGTGGGTATCCGTGCCAGCCTGGAAAAGTCGCTGGACACCAAGCGCAACAACGTGGGTGTGTCTGAAGCGATCACCGCCGAAGACATCGGCAAGTTCCCCAGCACCAACGTCGCCGAAGCGCTGTCGCAGATTCCGGGCGTGACCCTGGACCGTCGCTTCGGCCAGGGCGAGCGTGTCAGCATCGACGGCACCGATCCCAGCCTCAACCTGTCCTTCCTGGACAACCACCCGGTGGCGCAGGCCATCTGGCTGTACGGCGAACAGCCCAACCGCGGCTTCGACTACACCCTGCTGGCGCCGCAGATCCTGGGCCGCGCTGAAATCATCAAGTCCTCCGAAGCGCGCCTGACCGAAGGCAGCCTGGGCGGCACCGTGCTGATGCACACCCGCCAGCCGCTGGACATGAAGCAGAACGAAGTGGCCGCTTCGGTGGGCTACAGCTACAGCCAGCAGGCCAGTGAAGGCAAGCCGAACGCGGCCGTGCTGTACAGCTGGAAGAACGATGCCGAGACCTTCGGCGTGGCCGTGTCGGCGCAGCACTATGAAGAAGCCGTGGACCGCCAGGGCAAGGAAGTGTTCGGCTACGTAAAGGCCAGCACCTTCGCCAACGCGACCGGCGTGGCCGCCGACGTGGACGTGCCGAACTCGTTCAACGCCGCCTGGTTCCAGCAGGAACGCAAGCGCGACAGCGCCGTGGTCAACCTGCAGTTCAAGCCGACCGACGAACTCGAGTTCAACCTGAGCGGCCTGTACATCAAGGAAAAGTTCGACAACTACAACCAGTCGCTCTATTCCTTCCTGACCTGGAACCCGGGCACCGTGAACGCGGTGGACCAGCTGGGCACCGTGCGCAACGGCGTGGCCACCAGCGGCCATTCCGATGCCAGCGCCACCGCCAACAGCGGCACGCTGATCTATGACAACAACGTGCGCCTGTCCGAGGTGACCACCAAGGGCGTGGACCTGCGCGGCGCATGGAAGAGCGAATCGTGGGGCGTCAGCGGCCAGGTCGGCCAGAGCAAGTCGGAGAACAAGGACCTGGCGCAGTACTTCATCGAACCGTTCTACAACGGTGGCTACAGCTGGAACATGGACAAGGGCATCACCTTCGATGACCCGGCCGGTGCCCGCGATCCGGCCAACTGGGGTTCGGCCGGTGGCTGGTTCGGCAACAACGGCGTGTTCTCCACCGAGAGCAAGGACACCTACGCCCAGCTCGACTTCAACGTGCAGTTCGACAGCATCTTCAACCAGCTGCAGTTCGGCGTGCGCCATGGCAAGCACGATGAAGCCTTCACCCTGAACGTGTATGGCGGCGTGACCCCGGGCACCCTGGCCGACGTCGGTACCATCGGCCTGACCGACATCCAGGGCTTCACCGTGGACCAGGGCCGCCACGTGCAGGCCGGCCGTGACAACGTGTTGAACTGGGTGCGCAACAGCCCGATCGACTACAGCAACCCCGATCCGGCCAGCTACCTCAACAACAGCTGGGCGCTCACCCAGACCAACAACGCCGCCTACGCGCAGTTGAACTTCTCCAACGGGCCGCTGCGCGGCAACCTGGGCGTGCGCTACGTCGATTCCAAGACCGAAGGCAGCGGCTTCGTCTACGGTGGCACCCCCACCCTGACCGACCTGGACAGCAAGTGGCAGACCCGCACCAAGAAGGAAGACTTCGTGCTGCCGTCGCTGAGCCTGGCCTGGGACACCGACAATGACTGGGTGTTCCGCTTCGCCGCGGCGAAGGTGATCGCCTGGGCGCCGTACAACCAGATGGTCAACAACACCTTCCTCAATGACACCACCCTGACCGGCTCGGGCGGCAACGCCGACCTGTCGCCGTACGAGTCGTGGAACTTCAACGCGTCGGCCGAGTACTACTACGCACCGCAGTCGGTGGTGGCGTGGTCGGTGTTCTACAAGAAGATCGACAACTACATCGACACCTCGGCCACCATCGAGCGCCAGTACAACTCGATCCGCGATACCTCGCCGGCCACCTGGGCGAACATCGTCGGTACCAACGGCTGCACCGCCGACGGTTACTGCGATTACAGCATCCAGCGCCCGCGCAACGCCGGCAGCGGCCACGTGAAGGGCTTCAACATCAGCCTGCAGCAGCCCTTCGGTGAAAGCGGCTTCGGCCTGACCGCCAACTACACCTATGCCAACGGTGAGAACAACACCGGCGATCCGCTGCCCTACCAGTCGCGCAACGCCATCGCGCTCAGCCCGTACTTCGAAAAGGGCCCGGTGAATGCCCGCCTGACCTACAACTGGCGCGACAGCTACCTGGCCGGTGGCTACGTGGCCGGTGCGGCCCCGGCCAGCGTGGATGACTACGCTGAACTGGGTGCCAGCTTCGGTTACACCTTCAACGACAACTGGTCGTTGAACATCGACGCGCAGAACCTGCTGGACGAGACCTACTTCCAGTACCTGGGCGACAAGGAACACCTGGCCGGCAAGTACAAGAGTGGCCGCCGCTACATGGCCACCGTGCACTTCAAGTTCTAAGCCAGCGCAGTGCAACACGCGCGACGGGCCCGGTCTTCCGGGCCCGTCGTACGATGGGATACCGGTGGGCGCCCGCACAGGCGCCTGCGCGGCGGCCACTGCAGGCCGCCCACCACAGGAGTGACACGATGCGATTTTCCCCGCTTGCCCCGCTGCTGCTGGGCACCCTGTTCGCGGCCCTGCCGGCGCTGGCCGCCGATGCGCCGGCCCTGGATTCGGGCCCCGGCCCGCAACTGCGTGCTGGCAGCCTGATGCTGATTCCCGCGCCGGCGCGGGTACAGCGCGGCACCGGCGCGGGTATCACCGTGCGTGCCGACACCCCACTGCTGGCCGACGGCGAAGCCGCACAGCGGGTGGCCGCGCAGTTTGCCGACCTGCTGGCGCGCAGCGGTGGCCCGCGCCTGGCCGCAGCGCGTGAGGGCGCAGTAGCGAACACGGGCAGCATCCAGTTCCAGATCGTGCCGACCTTCCGCGACAGCGGCGAAAGCTACACGCTGGAAAGCAACGCACAGGGCGTGCGGGTGCAGGCCGGCAACGAGACCGGCCTGTTCTACGGCGCCACCACCCTGGCCCAGCTGGCCACCGGCGGCAGCAACGGCGTACTGCCGGCCGTGCAGATTTCCGACGAACCGCGCTTCAGCTGGCGCGGTTTCATGCTCGATTCGGCGCGCCATTTCCAGAGCCTGGACGAGATCAAGCGCGTGCTCGATGCGATGGCCGCGCACAAGCTCAACACCTTCCATTGGCACCTGACCGACGACCAGGGCTGGCGCATGGAAATCAAGCGCTACCCGAAGCTGACCAGCGTCGGCAGCTGCCGCCTGCCCGCCGGCGATGGCGGCATCGATCCGGTCAGCGGCAAGCAGTACCCGTACTGCGGCTACTACACCCAGGACCAGATCCGCGAAGTGATTGCCTATGCGGCCAAGCTGCATATCCAGGTGATTCCGGAAATCGACGTGCCCGGCCACGCCACCGCCGCCATTGCGGCCTATCCCGAACTCGGCTCGATCAGCACGCCGCTGCAGCCGATCAGCGAGTGGGGCGTGTTCCCCAACCTGTTCAATACCGAAGACAGCACGGTGCAGTTCCTGGAAAACGTGCTGGAAGAAGTGATCGCGCTGTTCCCCGCGCGCTACGTGCACGTGGGCGGCGACGAAGCAGTGAAAGACCAGTGGATCGCCTCGGCGCGCGTGCAGCAGCGCATGCGCCAGCTGGGCATCAAGGATGAGATGGCCATGCAGAGCCACATCATCAAGCGCCTGGAAACCTTTCTGGAAGAACACGACCGCCGCCTGATCGGCTGGGACGAGATCCTCGAAGGCGGGCTGCCGCCGCAGGCCACGGTGATGTCCTGGCGCGGCACCGAAGGCGGCCTGGCCGCGGCCAGCGCCGGCCACGACGTGATCATGTCGCCGGTCACCCACCTGTACCTGGATTACCTGCAGACGGCTTCGCCGAACGAACCGCCGGGCCGCCCGGCACAGGTGAACCTGGCCAAGCTGTACGCCTTCGAGCCGGTGCCGGCCGAACTGGCCGCCGACAAGCGCGGGCACATCCTGGGCCTGCAGGCGAACATGTTCACCGAGCACACGCGCAGCTACGCGCGCCTGCAGCACAACCTGTTCCCGCGCCTGGCGGCGGTGGCCGAAACCGGCTGGAGCCCGGTCGCGCAGCGTGATTTCCGCGATTTCCTGGCCCGCCTGCCGGCGCAGCTGCAGCGCTACCGTGCCTGGGGCCTGGCCTACGCCCAGACGCCGTTCCAGGTGGCCGTGGGCCAGACCGACAACCGCGCCGCCAACACGGTAACGGTGTCGCTGTCCAACCCGCTGGGCTACGAGGTGCGTTACCGCACCGATGGCAAGCCGGTGACCGCGCAGTCGCCGCTGTACACCACGCCGCTGACCGAGAAGCTGCCGGCCAGCGTGCAGGCGGCCGCGTTCTACCAGGGCCAGATGCTGGCCGCTGCGCCCACCGTGGTCGACTACAGCGCGCAGTCGCTGCTGAGTCGCCGCAGCCAGCAGCTGCTCAGCTGCGTGGGCGAAAAGGGCCTGGTGCTGCGCCTGGAAGACGACGGCCCGCGCGAAGGCGAGCGTGCCGTATTCAACGTGGATATCTTCCAGCCGTGCTGGCGCTGGGCCGATGCACAGCTGGCCGGTATCAGCGGCATCGACGTGCGTGCCGGGCGCATTCCGTACTACTTCCAGCTGGCCCACGACGAACCGGCGCGCAAGTTCGAAAAAGCCACGCGCGCGAACGGTGAAATGCGCATCCGCCGCGGCGACTGCAGCGGCCCGGTGCTGGCCGAAGTGCCGCTGCCGGAAAAGCCCGATGCCGATGGCTTCGTGACCCTGCACGCCACGCTGCCGGCCGGCATCACCGGTACCGATGATCTGTGCATCAACTTCACCGGTGATACGCGCCCGGCGATGTGGGTGCTGGATGAGGCCACGCTGCGGTAAGCGCCCCTGGGGTCGGATCCCTTTCCGCAGGAAAGGGCTCTGACCCCGCGGGTCGCGTTGCCCCCATCCACGCATGGCGTGGATCTACTACGGGGTCGGATCCCTTTCCGCAGGAAAGGGCTCTGACCCCGAGCCAGGATCCCTCACCCCCGCCAGCGCAGCAGCAGGTCGCGCAGCGGGGTAAAGGTGGTGGCCATGCCCGCCAGCACGCCGATCGTGTTGGCGATGGCATCCATCGCGTCAGCGCTGCGGTTGCTGGTCAGCGCGCCCTGCGCGAACTCGATGCACACGCCCATCAGCACCAGGCCCACGCCCGCCCACAGCAGTGGGCGGCCACGGCGGAACAACTGCACGGCGCTGCCGGCCAGGATGAAATAGGCCAGGACGTGCTCGACCTTGTCGCTGTTCTTCGGCAGGTCCAGCGGCGGCGGTGGGATCAGGCAGACCACGATCACCACCAGCACCGCCAGCGCCCACAGCGCCGCCCACAGCCGCGGCCGGCGCAGTGGTTTGAGCAGCGGCAGCGCCGCACTCACAGGCGCCAGCTCAGGTCACCCAGTTCGAAGGCCGGCTCGAAATCCACATCGCGCTGCAGGCCGATCACCTGGAAGCGCTCGCCCATCTCGGTCGGCAAGGTCAGCTTCTTCACCTGGTCACGCAGCTGGATGCGGCCCACCTCATCGGTGCGCTCTTCGGCCAGTACCAGCACCTGGTCCAGGCCATTGCCCAGCAGGAAGCTGGCCTGGCTGCAGTAGCCGGCCAGATCGAAGCCGGCGTGCAGGCCGGCCTCGGCCATCGCGGTGAAATCCACCGACGCGGTGATGTCCTGCAGGCCCGGCCAGCGGTACACCTCGTTGTGCACGTGGTGGCGGTAGAACGCGCGCACCGTGCCGTCATCGCGGTCGTGCTGGTAGAACTCGGCGCGGCTGTAGCCGTAATCGACGAACAGCATCGCACCGCGCTGCAGGCCACCGGCCACCGCCTGCAGCCAGTACGGCAGCTGCGGCAGCACTTCGGAGCGATAGCCCTCGGCGAAGGGTTTTTCCAGATAGCGCTCGATATGGCGCACCGCGCCGTTCAGCAGCACATCGGCCGGCTGCGCGCCGCGCATGAAGTTGCCCTGGCCATCCAGTTCTACGGTTTCTTCATAGACCTCGCCGTCCTTCACCAGGAAGCGCGGCGTGGGCAGCGCGTCGATCACCTCGTTGGCGAACACCACGCCTTCCCAGTCATCGTCGAACGGGCGGTCCACCCACTCCACGCGCGCGGCCAGCTCGGCCGGCAGGTTCTGCTGCAGGCGCTGCTGCTGGCGCTGGCGCAGGTCGGCACTGGGTTCCAGGATCGCGTAGCGCGCCGGCAGGGCATCCAGCTCGGCCAGGCGCAGCAGCACGGCTTCGGCGAATGCGCCGGTGCCACCGCCCAGTTCCAGCAGGCGGGCGTGCGCGCCCAGCTGGCCGAACACCGGCGCCAGCGCATTGGCCACGCTGCCGGCGAACAGCGCGCCCAGTTCCGGCGCGGTGGTGAAATCGCCACTGCCGCCGAACTTGCTGGCACCGGCGCTGTAATAGCCCCAGCCCGGCGCGTACAGGCACAGTTCCATGAAGCGGGAGAACGGCATCGCCCCACCCTGCGCAAGGATTTCAGCGCGCAGGGCGGCGGCCAGCTGGTCGCTGTGGGCCAGGGCATCGGCTTCGGGCAGGGGGAAGGTGGGCTGCATGGCGTCTTCGAATGCGGTGACAATGGTGCACAGGATAGCCGAGCCTTGGAGGACCCTCATGAGCGACACCGCCCCCGTGGCCCTGATCACCGGCAGCGCACGCCGGATCGGCGCGGCCATTGCCCGCCAGTTCCACGCCTGTGGCTGGTCGGTGGTGCTGCACGCGCATACATCCAGCGCCGAACTGCAGCAGGCCGCCTTCGATCTGGAAAACGTCCGCCCCGGCAGCGTGCTGGCCCTGCAGGCCGACCTGCGTGACGCCGCCGCCCTGCCCGACCTGGTGGACCAGGCGGCGGCCCACTTCGGCCGCCTGGACGCGCTGGTCAACAACGCCTCCAACTTCTTCGCCACCCCGCTGGGCCAGGTCACCGCCGAGGCGATGGACGAACTGTATGCGGTGAACGCACGCGCCCCGCTGCTGCTGGCCCAGGCCGCCGCACCGCACCTGCGCCGCCAGCACGGCAGCATCGTGAACCTGACCGACCTGCACGGCACCGACCCGATGCGCGACCACGTGGCCTACACGATGGCCAAGGCCGCGCTGGAAATGGCCACCCGTTCGCTGGCGCTGGAGCTGGCGCCGAAGGTGCGGGTGAACGCGGTCGCCCCGGGCGCGATCCTGTGGCCGGAACAGGGCAAGGATGATTTCGCCCGCGAAGCGCTGCTGGCGCGCACGCCGCTGGCGCGGATCGGCACCGTGGAAGAGATTGCCGAGGCGGTCTACTGGCTGGTGGCCGATGCGCAGTTCGTGACCGGCCACACGCTGCGCGTGGATGGCGGCCGCACCGTCAGTTGAACGTTCCGCCGGGCATGGCCCGGCGCTACCGATGCGGGCGGCGGGTAGCGCCGGGCCGTGCCCGGCGAGCGCAGCGGGAACCGCCACTACGCGAGATCGACCACCTCGAACGCCTCGCCATGCTGCCGGTGCGCCCGCCACAGCGTGGCCAGGTCCTGGCCACTGACCGGGTCGATGAAATCCGGCGCGATATCGGCCAGCGGCTTCAGCACGAAAGCATGTTTCAGCTCCGGGCGCGGAATGCGCAGGTGGCCGGGGCCTTCCACGATCAGATCGCCGTAGAACACCACGTCGATGTCCAGCGTACGGTCGGAAAAACGCGGCCCACTGCGATCGCGCCCATGCGCGTCTTCCAGCGCATGCAGCCAGTCGTCCAGTTCCTGCAGCGGCAGGTCGGTCTCGATCGCCACGGCGTTGTTGAGGAAGGCCGGGCCTTCAAAGCCGACGGCGGCGGTCTGGTAGGCCGGCGACACCCGCACGGCGCCGAAACGCTCGCGCAGGGCCGCCACCGCGGCGTGGAGGTAGCGGCGGGGCTGGACGTTGCTGCCCAGGCTCAGGAGCACGGTGGTCATGCGATTCCGGTGGCGGCGTTCTGGGGGACGTGGGCATGCCGTCATCACGGCGGCCTGCCTACACTCCGGGACGCACATGATAGGGCACCGACATGACCTATTGCGTTGGAATCGAGGTGGATGAGGGCCTGGTCTTCGCCGCCGACACCCGCACCAATGCCTCGCTGGACGACGTGCGCGTGCACCGCAAGCTGCACGTGTTCGACTACCCCGGCCAGGCCGCCTTCGTGCTGATGGCCGCCGGCAACCTGGCCACCACCCAGCTGCTGGTCTCGCGGCTGGCCCGCGATGCCGCCGAACGGCGCACGCCGAACCTGCGCGATATGCCCCACCTGTTCGAGGCGGCGGCCTACGTCGGCCAGCTGCTGGTGGACAGCCAGGTGAAGTGCCAGCACACCGAACACGGCCACGACGGGGTCAACACCCAGGCCACGCTGATCTTCGGCGGCCAAGTGGCCGGCGAGCGACCCGGCCTGTACATGGTGTACCCGCTGGGCAACGCGATTGCCGCTTCACCGGAAACGCCGTACCTGCAGATCGGCGAATCCAAGTACGGCAAGCCGATCCTGGACCGCATCCTCAGCCCGGCCACGCGCCTGGGCGATGCCGCACGCACGGCCATCGTGTCGCTCGATTCCACCATCCGTTCGAACCTGTCGGTGGGCCTGCCCATCGATCTGGCGCTGATCCGCGATGGCGAGCTGCGGGTCGGCCAGCAGTTGCGGCTGGGGGCCGATTCAGCGCTGTACGCCGACATCCACCAGAACTGGTCGCGGCGCCTGGAACAGGCGGTGGAGAGCCTGCCCAGGTTCCCGTGGGAAACCTCGCGCGGCGAAGCGGGGTAGCGCCGGGTCATGCCCGGCGGCCTGCGCTCACCCCAATGCTTCGGCCACGGCGCGGAACACGTGCTGCATCTGCAGCGGCTTGCGCAGCACATGCACCTGGATGCCTTCCGGAACATCGTCGGCGGGCATGTCCACCTGCGCCTCTTCCAGCACCAGCGCCGGGCCGCGATAGCCCAACGCCGCCATTTCGCCCAGCAGCTGGCTGGCCGGCAACAACCGCGATCCCGCATCGGCAATCACCAGCGCCGGCATCGCCTCCTGCTGCATCCAGCGCAACGCCGCTGGGCCGTCGGAAGCCAGCTGCAACTGGTAGCCCTGGCTGGACAGCGCATTGCCCAGCAGCGACAGCCGCGTGGCTTCACCATCCACCACCAGGATCGATTGGCCACTGCCCAGCGCCACCAGCTGTTCCACCGGCTCGCTGCGATCTGCACGATCGTGCATCGGCAGGTGCAGCTCGAAACAGCTGCCCTGCCCCGGCTGGCTGCTGACCTGGATGCTGCCGCCAGCGCCTTCGACGATGCGCTTGCACGACATCAGGCCCAATCCGGTGCCCTCGGCCTTGGTGGTGAAGAAGGGATTGAACAGGTGCGACAGCGTATCTGCGTCCATGCCGATGCCTTCGTCGGCCACGGCAATGCGCATCCAGTCCACGCCCTCGCGCTGGCCATCATGGCGCGCGACCAGGCTCAGGCGGCCGCCATCGGGCATCGCCTGGATCGCATTCAACGCCAGGTTCAACAGCACCTGCTGCAGCTCGGTGGAATTGGCGTCCACGGCCAGGCCTTCGTCCTGCACCTGTACATCCAGGGTGACCGCATCGGGCACGCTGCTGCGCAACAGCAGCGCCACCGCCTGGAACAGGTCATCGATGCGGATGTGTTCGCTGGGCTTGCGCGAACCGCGCACGAACGACAGCATCGATTCGGCCATCTCATGGCCACGGCGCCCGCATTCGGCAATCACATCGGCCAGGTGGTGCAGCTGCGGGTCTTGGGTACGCGCCTTCAACAGGTCCGGCATGATCAGCAGCGGCTGCAGGATGTTGCGCAGGTCATGGCTCAACCCCGCCGCCAGCAGCGACAGGCTTTCCAGGCGCTGCGCGCGCATCAGTTCGGTTTCCACGCGCATGCGTTCCACCGCGCTGCGTGCCTCGCGTACCGCACGCGCCACCGCCGACGGCAAGCGCGCCGGCTGGTGCTTGATGATGTAATCGTTGGCGCCCTTCTGCAGCGCTTCCACCGCATTGTCTTCGCCCATCGTGCCCGAGACGAAGATGAAGGGCACATCCGGCGCGCTCTCGCGCACGATGCGCAGCGCTTCATCGCCGGAAAAGCCCGGCATGCTCAGGTCGGACAGCACGATGTCGGGCAGGAAACCGGCCAGCGCCTGGCGCAGCTCGCCCGCGCTTTCCACGCGTTCGAAGCGGGCCTCCAGGCCTGCGTCCAGAATCTGTTCGGACATCAGCTCGGCATCTTCCGGCGAATCTTCCACCAGCAGGATGCGCAGCGGGCCGAGCGCGTGGGCGGTCAGGACCATGGGCTTACTCGCGCTCCGGCGCCTGGTTGATCAGCGCCCAGAACTTGCCCAGGGTCTGCACGGCACCGAAGAACTGGTCCACGTCCACCGGCTTGACCACGTAGGCGTTCACGCCCATGTCCCAGCTGCGCGCCAGATCGCTTTCCTCGCGCGAGGAGGACAGGATGACCACTGGCAGGCGCTTGAGTTCTTCGTGTTCGCGGATCTGCCGCAGCACTTCCAGGCCATCCATGCGCGGCATCTTGATATCCAGCAGCAGCACCGCCGGCAGGCCTTCCTCGCGATCGGCGAAGGCACCGCGGCGCAGCAGGTAGTCCATCACTTCCACGCCGTCTTCCACGTGCACGATGGGGTTGGCCAGGCGCGCTTCCTGCAGCGCGTCGATGGCCATTTCAGCGTCGGCCGGGCTGTCTTCGGCCAGCAGGATGGTACGCAGAGTCGTCATGCGGAAGGACCTTGGTTGACCGCGTCCAGCGCGGGAGGCAGGTAGAAGTGGAAGGTGGCGCCGGCATCGGGCTCGGCTTCGGCCCAGATGCGGCCACCGTGGCGGGTCAGCACGCGGCGCACGCTGGCCAGGCCGATACCGGTACCGGGGTAGTCGCTGGCCTTGTGCAGGCGCTGGAACACCCCGAACAGCTTGGCCGCGTAGGCCATGTCGAAGCCTGCACCATTGTCGCTGACTGTGAACTGATGACCGCCATCGGGCTGTGCCTGGTAGTCCACGCGGATCTTCGCCGGGTCTCGGTTGCCTGAATACTTCACCGCATTGCCCAGCAGGTTCAGCCACACCTGGCGCATCATGTTTTCATCGGCCACCACGATCGGCAGCGGTGCAATCGACCATTCCACGCTGTGCGCGGGCGCGCCGGCTTCGGCATCGGTCTTCAGGTTGGCGTCGAGCATGGCGCGGGTGTCGGCCACCAGCGATTGCATGTCCACGGCCTGCTGGCGCATGGCCGCGCGGCCCAGCCGCGAATAGACCAGCAGATCGTCGATCAGAGCGGCCATGCGCCGCGCCGAACTGGAAATGACGTCCAGGTAGTGGCGGCTCTTCTCGTCCGCGTCGTCACCCAGGTGGCGCGTCAGTTTGTCCGAGAAGCCGGCCACGTGGCGCAGTGGTGCACGCAGGTCGTGCGATACCGAATAGCTGAAGGCTTCCAGTTCGCGGTTGACCTCGGACACCTGCGCGACCTTGCCTTCCAGCTGCCGGTTCAGCTCTTCTACGCGCCACTGCACGGCACGCTGCACCGTCACATCGCTGATGGTCAGCAACACCACTTCATCGTCACTGTCGGGCAGCGGCATGCGCCGTGCGTTCAACAGCATGTAGCGCACCATGCCATCGGCAGTGCGCTGTTCGTGTTCGAAATCCCACAGTTCGCGGCCGCGCAGCAGCACGTCGGCCAGGCGCTGGCGCACCACTGGGTCCTTCCACGCACCGTCGCCGACATCGCCCAGCAGCGTGCCGTCGGCGCGCTCGTCCTGCAGGTCGTACAGCTCAGAAAAGGCCGGGTTGTGCAGCTGCACGCGCAGTTCGCGATCCAGCAGCACGATGGGTTCACGCACGGTCTGCAGCACCGACGCCGCACGCCCGGCCGCGCGCAGCGACTGCCGCTCGGCCTGCAGGCGGCGCCCGATCTGCCGTTGCAGCAGCCACAGCACCAGGCCCAGCAGGCCCAGCTGCACGGCCAGCGAACTCCACGAAATGAACTCGGTCTGGCGGCGCTGACGGCTGGCCTGCTCGGCGCGCTGGGCCAGCAGTCTCTGCTCGCTGGCCTGCAGCTCTTCCACCAGGCCACGGATCGGATAGCGGGTGCTCAGGTCCTGCACCAGCTCGCGCTGGTCGGTATTGGGCTCGGCACGGGCCAGTTCGCGCGCCAGCGCCATGCGCCCGTCCAGCATCGCTTCGATGCGACCAATGCGGATCAGCTGATCGGGGTTGTCGCGGGTCAGGCGGCCCAGTTCGGCCAGGCGGCCGGGAATGTCCTGCGCCTTGGCCATGCGCTCGCGCAGGCCGGGCGCATCCACACCCTTGGACAGGGTCAACGCCGCCGATTCCACATCGCGCACGTCGGCCTGCAGCTGCTGCAGGGCCACGCCCACGGCCTGGGTATGGGTCACCCAGGCCATCGCCGCC
This genomic window contains:
- a CDS encoding 20S proteasome subunit A/B, translating into MTYCVGIEVDEGLVFAADTRTNASLDDVRVHRKLHVFDYPGQAAFVLMAAGNLATTQLLVSRLARDAAERRTPNLRDMPHLFEAAAYVGQLLVDSQVKCQHTEHGHDGVNTQATLIFGGQVAGERPGLYMVYPLGNAIAASPETPYLQIGESKYGKPILDRILSPATRLGDAARTAIVSLDSTIRSNLSVGLPIDLALIRDGELRVGQQLRLGADSALYADIHQNWSRRLEQAVESLPRFPWETSRGEAG
- a CDS encoding ATP-binding protein, translating into MVLTAHALGPLRILLVEDSPEDAELMSEQILDAGLEARFERVESAGELRQALAGFLPDIVLSDLSMPGFSGDEALRIVRESAPDVPFIFVSGTMGEDNAVEALQKGANDYIIKHQPARLPSAVARAVREARSAVERMRVETELMRAQRLESLSLLAAGLSHDLRNILQPLLIMPDLLKARTQDPQLHHLADVIAECGRRGHEMAESMLSFVRGSRKPSEHIRIDDLFQAVALLLRSSVPDAVTLDVQVQDEGLAVDANSTELQQVLLNLALNAIQAMPDGGRLSLVARHDGQREGVDWMRIAVADEGIGMDADTLSHLFNPFFTTKAEGTGLGLMSCKRIVEGAGGSIQVSSQPGQGSCFELHLPMHDRADRSEPVEQLVALGSGQSILVVDGEATRLSLLGNALSSQGYQLQLASDGPAALRWMQQEAMPALVIADAGSRLLPASQLLGEMAALGYRGPALVLEEAQVDMPADDVPEGIQVHVLRKPLQMQHVFRAVAEALG
- a CDS encoding response regulator; this translates as MTTLRTILLAEDSPADAEMAIDALQEARLANPIVHVEDGVEVMDYLLRRGAFADREEGLPAVLLLDIKMPRMDGLEVLRQIREHEELKRLPVVILSSSREESDLARSWDMGVNAYVVKPVDVDQFFGAVQTLGKFWALINQAPERE
- a CDS encoding ATP-binding protein, which translates into the protein MALVFSDDVWDRWRLPALALAAAAIIVVPWLTLRKLQQDNEAAMAWVTHTQAVGVALQQLQADVRDVESAALTLSKGVDAPGLRERMAKAQDIPGRLAELGRLTRDNPDQLIRIGRIEAMLDGRMALARELARAEPNTDQRELVQDLSTRYPIRGLVEELQASEQRLLAQRAEQASRQRRQTEFISWSSLAVQLGLLGLVLWLLQRQIGRRLQAERQSLRAAGRAASVLQTVREPIVLLDRELRVQLHNPAFSELYDLQDERADGTLLGDVGDGAWKDPVVRQRLADVLLRGRELWDFEHEQRTADGMVRYMLLNARRMPLPDSDDEVVLLTISDVTVQRAVQWRVEELNRQLEGKVAQVSEVNRELEAFSYSVSHDLRAPLRHVAGFSDKLTRHLGDDADEKSRHYLDVISSSARRMAALIDDLLVYSRLGRAAMRQQAVDMQSLVADTRAMLDANLKTDAEAGAPAHSVEWSIAPLPIVVADENMMRQVWLNLLGNAVKYSGNRDPAKIRVDYQAQPDGGHQFTVSDNGAGFDMAYAAKLFGVFQRLHKASDYPGTGIGLASVRRVLTRHGGRIWAEAEPDAGATFHFYLPPALDAVNQGPSA